GAATAAATTTCATGCATAAATATACTGAAAATCAATGTATTGTGAATTTATTATCGGGTAAGTTATTAACAATCAGTAAGTTACAAAAAGGAGGGCTTTTTAGACAAACTGACGATAGAGGCAAGTAACCCACAGGCCAACGCGGCGCTAGCCAAGTGGGCCGAGGATTACAGCCGATAGCGTGACCCGAACGCCTTTGACAAATTATTGAATATCAATTTAATAGGGTGGCGGAGGGGGCCCGCATACTTCTTAATTTATACTTTCAAATTGCCTAAACCTCCGTCTAATCCAATCACCTGACCTGTGATCCACGAACTGTTTTCCGACAAAAGAAACTGGGCCAATGCCGCCGAATCCTGCACCGTACCAATGCGTTGCAAAGGATGTCGTTTGGCAGCCGAATCTTGCTTTTCAGGAGTGTTTAACAGGTTCTGCGCCAACGAAGTATCACTTAAAGAAGGGGCAATAACATTGAAACGGATGGGAATGGAGGCATACTCGGCAGCCAAACTTTTTGCCAAAGCCTCTAATCCCGACTTGGAACAGGCAATGGAGGCGTGAAAGGGCATACCAACACGGGCAGCAACCGAACTAAATAATACGACACTGGCCTTACCTTGTTTAAGTCGCGGTAGCAATTCCTGAATGCACTGAACGGCTCCCAATACATTTTGACGAAAATCGTTCAAAAAATCTTCCTCACGTAGGCGATGAAAGGGTTTGAGGGTAATAGATCCCGGACAATAAACTAATCCATGAATGGCCTCGGGGAAATCGTTTCCGGCTTGTAGGTTTTGTTTGCCGGCTTCTAAAAGAATGGTAGAAATGCCTTGCTTCGTTAAGTCTTCGGAAGGGGTTTTTGTAATTGCAATTACTTGGTTTTCAGGATGTAGAGCTGAGGCTATGGCTAATCCAATGCCTTTTCCGGCTCCAATTATGACGATATTTTTCATGTTATAAAGGTGTTTTTTTTTGTTTGCATCGTTGGCTGCAATACCTGACTTGTTCCCATACTTTTTCCCATTTTTTCCTCCATGAAAACGGGCGCATACAAACCGGACAAACTTTACTCGGTAAATAGGTCTTTTTGACGTTTCTCATGGGTTTCAAATTGCTTTTTTAGGTAGGATTCAATCTTTTTCCAATAGGCAAAAAATGAAGGGAAATATCCTTGAATCTCCGGAACCATCCATTGTCTTTCCTCTTGTATGCCTTGCCAGTGGCTACAAAATGGATGTTCCTTGAAAATTAAATCAGCACCTGAAAGCATGGTTTTTAATTCTGAAAATTCACCTACCCAAACTTGCAATCCTGGTATGTTTTGAGCTAAGGCCAAGGCGAAATCCAGGCATTTTTTGCTGATAGGGTATTGGGCGAAATGCTTGGGTTCTAGCAAAAATATTCGGTTCCCTTGGTGTTGGGGATGCCAGTTGGGATCGAGGTTATAGTAGGAATACACCAAGGTTGGAAGGTTGGCCTGAATGTTCAAAGGGGGCTTGGGCGGTAAAATCGTGGTAAGTTCGGGTAAGCTTCTCTTATTTAACTGTTCCGGAACAGGTAGAAAGGGCAATTGTTCATAGGATGTATCGAGAAAGGTTTGGAATTGGGTTTGACCGGTATATTTGGAGATGTTTTCCTGGTTGGCATAGTATTTTTTGGAACTGTTGCATCCGGCTACCCATTGCCAACTGCAGACATTGCTGGCCCAGTCTCCATCGAGCAAATGGTAATACATCCATTGTGCCGGAAGTTTCCAATAGGTTTGTCCGATGTTGCAGCAAATAGAAGCTATATACATTCGACAATGGTTATGTATGTAACCGGTATGGTAAAGGGTTTGAATGGCGGTATCGATGCCTGTTATTCCGGTGTTTCCCAATACAATAGCATCCGGCATTTGCAGGTAATTGGCATTTTGCTGAGGTGATTTGAGCTCTAGTTGAAGGTTTTTTTCTTGTCCAACCCGTTGGAAATAGTCTCTCCAGGCCAGTTCTTTTAAGAAAGCTTCAACCTGATACATGGAAAAACCCTGCTGAATAACCTGGTTCAATACATCCTTGGTACTGATGACACCTCTTGAAATATAAGGTGATAAATAGGTAACTCCGCCATGAATATAGTTTCTGGATTTGCCATATTCAATGGGATCGATTTCTTTTATTCTCCGGTAAATTTGCCTGAGCTCGGTGGGGAATTCAGGTTGAATCATCGTTTAGAAATTTTGTTATTCGAAATACTGCGCTGAAGTTTGCATTTGAACCGATTGATTTCAGGGTTACGCTTTTTTGTATGCTTTTGACTTACACCGGAATTTACACGTTTTCGCCACATTCTAAAGCTGGAAGGTTTCATTTCGCGGCGCATCAATTCAATTACTCCAGCTTCGTTTATGCCAAACTGGAAATAAATAGCTTCGAAGGGTGTACGATCTTCCCAAGCCATTTCAATAATTCGATCTATTTCTTGTTCAGTCATGTTGATGAAAGTTGTTTAAGAAGGTATTGGCAAGAAGTAGAATCTGCGTTCTTTTTGCTTCGGGTTGTTTATCCCAGGTTCTGATTAACATTCCTAATCTTGGATTAGATAAGAAAAAACTTCGGTTTTGATGGAGGAAACGCCAGAACAAGGCATCCCAAAGCTCGGTCCAGGATGTTGATTTTTCGAAATTGCTCATTTTCAGCAGGTAGTTGCTTCCACTGATATAAGGTTTGGTGCACATCATACCACCATCGGCGAATTGGGACATTCCGTATACATTGGGAACCATCACCCAATCGTAGGCATCGATATACATTTCCATAAACCAACGGTACACTTCATCGGGATGGATTTCACAAAGCAGCATAAAGTTACCTAAGACCATCAGCCTTTCAATGTGATGGTTATAGGCTGTTTGAAAGGTTTTGCTCAAAATGGTATCCAGAGGTTTAATTCCGGTAGTTCCATTATAAAATGCTTTAGGAATCGGATGTTGGAACTTCCAAAAATTGGTAGTTCGTTGTTTGCTGCCTTCTCGTATATAAACAGCTCGGATAAATTCTCTCCAACCCAGCACCTGTCTAACAAATCCCTCCAAACTGGCAATGGGAATTTGATTGGATTGGGCATAGGAAATGGTTTGATCTAAAACAAATGCAGGGGAAAGCAATCCGCTATTCAGTAAGGGAGAAAGTACAGAGTGGTGGAGGATTACCTGGTGTTGAACAATGGCATCTTCATAAGGTCCGAAATGGTGGAAACGGGTGTTTAGAAATTGGTTTAGCCAATCTTTTGCATCGGCAAAGGTGGTAGGGTAAACCATGGTTGAGCCAAGTGTTCCCGGATTCTCAGGAAAATGGGAGAGGATATAGTTTTCTGCTTCCCGGTGGAATTGGTTTTTTTCAGGGAAATAAACGCCTGGAGGGGTTTGGGAAGCAGGATATTTGAGCCTGTTTTCACTGTCAAAGGACCATTTTCCTCCCAGAGGATGTCCGTTTTGGTCCATCAATATTTCCTTTTTTCGACGAAAATGGATGTAGAATTCGGTTTGGAAATACCGTTTATGGGAACCGAAAAAGCCATTGATTTCTTCTTCGCTGAGCAGAAAGCCGGGATTGTCCAGGAATTTATAACCAAGTTTGTATTGTAGGCAGGCTGATTTAATTCGGCGGGTGAGCCAGTTATCGCAAGGGTCGATGCATGAAATAAATTCGGCACCCTGCTTTACGAGATCAGAAATCAATAAACGGATATCAGAAAGTGGGTTTGTTGATTCGATGTACAGTACCTCGAAACCCCGTTCCTTTAAGTAATGCTCGTAAAACTTTAAACCTGCCCTATGGAATACCAGCTTTTGTTTGTGGAAATGGTATTGTCTGAAAAATAGGAATTCTTCGACTAAAACTACTTGGGTTTCAGCAGGTATGACTTCGGTTGATTCGAAAAGCTGGTGGGGAAAAACAAGGTGATACCTGTTTGCCATAAAATGCTAATTAAGTCGCCAAATAGTGAAGGTGAGAAAACTTGCAAAACCTACCCAGGCCAAATAGGATAACATTAATAAAGAAGCCCAGCGATGAATGGGATAAAATTGAAAAATGCAAATTAAAATAGCTATCCACATGCAGGTCATTTCCAGCAAGGCAAAACCGATATGGCGTTGGATAAAGAATATTTCGGACCAGGCCAGGTTAAGAAAAAACTGAACAAGAAAAATAAGAATGGCTTGAGTTCGAAGCGGAGATTGTGAATGCCAAACCAATGCAAAGGAGACACCCATTAACAGATAGAGTACCGACCAAACCGGACCAAAAATCCAATTCGGTGGATTCCAGGATGGTTTATGGAGTTCGAGGTACCAGGTTTGAATAGACTCGGAGGTTCTAATTCCGCTTAAGGCACCAAGTACCATGCAGGCTACAATGGAAACAATAAGTTTAAAGGCTAGTGAATTCATGGTTTTTGATTAAAGTGTTTTTCCAATGCCTGGTATCGGTAGGAGAATATTTCTCGCACCTTCTTATCCACAAAGAGTTTACCTGCTAACCAACCAAATACCGATTTGCCTATATCATAATGTAAGATGTCGGTCATGAGGGTGCCACCCTGAACTTCTTTAAAATGATGCTCATGGTGCCAAATATGGTAAGGTCCCATTCTTTGTTCATCAACAAAATAATTGGGAGCCTGAATATGGGTAATCTCTGTCATCCAATCCAATGGAATATTGAGCATAGGCTTGATTTTATAGGTTATGATTAAACCCGGATACATTTTTTCCGGAACCACGGAAGTTATTTGAAAATCAAGTTCCTTAGGTGTTACCGAATTCAGGTTTTTCGGAGTGGCAAAGAACTCCCAAACCTGGTCTATTGGCAATGGAATTAGTTGTTCTTGCCGAATTTGTTTCATTTTGTTTAATCTTTTAGATGCAAAGTTAAACAAAATGAGGAGGTTTAATCCATAAAAAATGCAAAACCCTGTAATTGGTTATGATTACAGGGTTTGGAATGGTTGTGGGAAATGCCTAGTTACAATCGTTGGAAAAGGAAAAGTCTGAGGTATTGTGACCTGGGTTTACGCCGCCGGGTTGTTGGATTACATCAAAAGTATAAGAACCTCCTTTGATTTTTTTGGCTCCCCCACAACTAAAATGAAATTGGGAGGCTACCTGTCCGGTAAATCCATAACTTTCATCCATAGGGGAATTTTTTACATAGGTATCGGAAATAACGGTAAAGTCTTTATGAACACTGGCATTTCCCGACCAGGTATAGGAATCATCTCCATAGCCTATTGCTCCTAAATTGGCCAATCCAAAAATGCCTGAAAACACAAAGTAAAAGCCTTTGTCGCTTCCTTTTTGAATATACAAATCGGGAAGCTTGCTTGAAAAGCCTCCATTGTTTAAAAGGGTATAGCTATTAATACTCGTTTGATCAAAATAGGAATAGAATCGTCGGGTGCTAAACATATTGTCCATTTGTCCGCCCTGGAAGAAACCGGATACTACTTTCACATCATTTTCATAGTAGTCACTAAAATAAACGTGATGCATATAACCGGAATTTCCTGAAACCGGAACTATGGAATCTTCAATTATTCCTTTTCTGATAACGCCATCGGTTCCGGAACAGCCTGTGCCGAAATTGAACACTAACTTTTTGTAGTTTCCAAAATCGTTGATGGTAATAATGTTTGGACAAGTGAACAATTGGCAATTGTTTTCAATCATAGCTTCCCTTACCATAATGGCTACATTAAATGAAATATTCAATGCCACCGGAAAATTGTTTTTAACTGCAACTGCATCTCCCGATTCGGTAGCATCTTTTTTACATCCAACTAAGGTGTATGACAAAAGGGTTATGGCAAAGCCTAGTAGTAGTTTGTTTTTCATGTTTATGCAAGCCAAGATAATAAAGCACCTAATAAAATGACGCCCAGTCCAACAAAAAGGATAATTGCGCCCGTGGTTGTTTTCGATTTGTTTCCGGCATTGAGCGCATAAATAATGATTCCAACCAAAACTAAAATCCCTCCTAAAATTAATCCCATGGCAAAAATGGCTGCTCCACCTCCTCTGCGCCTGGTTTGTCCGTTTTCATTCAAGGCTTTTTTGTTGGCCCTACGAATTAATTTGGAACCTTTTAATTGGTCAGAGCTTGATTTTAACTTAACTGCAAGACGAATAATATCCTTCATTTCGAGGTTAGTCGTCACTTGCTCCTTATCGTTCCTGGAACTTAGCTCCTGGTTTTGAATTTCCGTGGGCTGTTCAACCGGAATTTGAACTGTGGTAGCGCAAAGCATTCTATCCGGCGTTGCAGCCTCTTGCGTTTCGGTTGGTGTAGCTTTCTTTGATTCTGCTATGGCCTGTTTTTCTATTCGGTCCTTCTGTGCTAAGTTTAAATAGTTTCCTTTGTTGTATCGTCTTTTTTCAAAACTTAACTGTGAACTGGAACAACCGGCCAGGAGAATTGTTGTTGCCAACAAGGTGAGTAGGTAGGCAGTACTTGTTTTCATTTAATTAATTGCAAAAAATAGAATAACCTGTTGTTAAATCTCCGGTTTGAGAGGGGGAACTTCCGGATTGACATAAAATTGGAAATACTTGCTCAACCCCAGGTTCAAGCGTGATGGTTCCTCCTTCCAATACAATGTAATTGCCAAAACCGGCATCATAAAAATACGATGTACCATCTAATTTATGAATGGTAACCGCATCTTTCAAAGTTTTTGGATAGCTACCCGGACCATAAGAAATAACGGCAACCTGATTATTGCTATTTCCGGTAAATGAATTGGTGCTGTTGACTGAGCCAATACAATGTATATCGAACAAAGCACAATAATCAAGAATTAGATTGGAAGTAATGAGGTTATTATTGAATTCCAACAAATTGACATTGTCTCCGAATTTTACACCCAGGTTGCCGTTTTTAAACGTACAATGATTAACCTTTACATTAATATTTTGTGTAGAATATGGATTCCCAACCGATTCCAATAAGCCATCTACATAGGTAAATTCATTGGTATGACCGGAGTAATTATCTGCCCAGTTTCGATTAAAAATGCAATAGCTGAATTCGTTTACCTCGGTGTTGTTGTTTTGTAAATTGATTTTGGTGAAGGAATTGTTAGTGCCATCACCGGAAAATTCTATGGGGTTTTCGGAAGTACCATTGGCTACTATATTTCCTGAAACCAATATATAAGTTGCAGGGTTAATCATAGAGGATTGGTGAAAAACCACTTTTACACCGGGTTCAATGATTAATCTTCCTGAAACAATTAAAGGGGCATCAAATTCATAATCGGTGCTCCCATCGGTGGTTTTGTTTGGCCAGGTAACTACATCTTTTACATAATAGAAACCATCTGATTCTTTGGTAACACCCGGTGGAAGCGTGTCTGAATCGGTACTGTCTTTTTTACAACCAATCAAACCGGCAGTTAGCATTCCGGTTAAAAGGATAAATCGAAGCTGAGGTAAAATTGTTTTCATTATGTTGCTATGGATGAATTAAGTAGTCAAATTAAAAGAACTGAAAGGATAAAAAAAATGATTTGAAACAGAGTCTTGTCTGATTAAAGTTGGAAAGAAATAGTGCCTGCAAAAGAAATTCCCGGAAATACCTTTAGTAGAAACTGCGGTCTGGTGGCTTTTTCCCAAGCCCCCAAAAAAAGGTAACACTTTTTTCAAGGCTTGAAAGTTAAGACAAAGGTCAGTTGTCGCAATCATCCGTAAGCTAGGCAGCCTTCTTTTCATTCCCCAAAATTAGGGTGTCGGTCATGAATTATCCTAACCGAATTTTTCTAATTATTACTCAAATCGCAGTGATTTACAGTTACATACCTTTTAGAATTTAGTTCGGAATCCGGCATAAATATTTATACCCATGGTAGGTGCATAAACCATACTGGCATCAAAGTAATTGCTTCCGGTATTATCACTTGAAAGGATAACCGGGGAAACTTTGTAATTGCTCAGGTTCTCGCCTCCTACATAAATTTCCCATTTTTTAAATCCCCGGGTAATTTGGGCATTGATTTGGGGAAAAGGTTTGGAATAGGCCGGTAATTGAAATTCTTCCGGGTTGGAAAGGGTAGAAGGGAGGCGCATAGAACCAATGTACTGAATAGTAAAGTCAAATTTCCATTTGTCAAATCGGGTAGCATAGGCCAGGTTTAACATGGCTTTATGCCTAGGCGTGAAAGGGTTTTCTTGCAACTTTCCGGCTAATGTTGTGCGGGAGTCGGTGTATTTATAAGCTAGTTTTATTCCCAACCGTTTTAATGCCTCCCAACTTAGTTCTACATGTGCTGCATTCGAAAAGGATTGTCCTTGCAAATTTCGCAGTATTACTTGTTGAGGATGTTGGTCAAAATCGGCTATGGTTCTTTGTTCAAAATCAGTTCGGTAATAATCCCCAATTATCTGTCCTTCCCTGCCTCCCAGCTTAAATCCTGAAACGAAACTTACTCCATAGTTCCAGGCCGATTCGGCTTTTAAGGCCTCCGGAACCAGCACTGTTCGGTTACTTGGCATGATAGCTTGTTCAAAAAACGGATTGGCCACCCTAAATCCTTTTCCTCCCGAAAACCGCAAAGCCGACTCCGGCCATAGGTTTACTTTGAGGTGTAACCTGGGGCTTATTCTTGTTCCATATAGGTTATGAAAGTCGATTCTGTATCCAGCAATGAAGGAAAACCTTCCATTTTTGTTGAAATCATACTCTGCAAAAAGTCCCGGAACCAATTCATTTCTGTTGAAACTGCTATCATTGAATTGCTGTAAATACTGATCCACTACCAAACTAAGTCCGGTTTTAAATTTATGTTTGGCATGCCGAATAATGCTTTCATAAATGAGGTTTATATATCCGGTTTTTTGTTGGCCACTTAGCTTTTTGGTATTGGTTTGAATATTGGTTTGCTGATACCTCCAACTGCTTACTGTCCCAATGCTTTTCCATGGTTTTTCAGGAAATAATATTCCAAATTTGGTAAATAGTTCTCCCACTCGGTTGTTTACTTGAATTTGGTAATCAGCCAGTAAATGTTGTCCTCCCTGATGCCTGGAACCTGGTACTGCTGTTCCTCCCATACGATCGTCTAATAATCCCCTAAAACCTATCTGGCCTTCCACTCGCTTGCCGGAATGATAATGCCACTTGTGCATCAAATTGGCTTGGTATCCGGTTGGCATATCCAAAAAGTTGTCGTGGTTGTGGTCGTTTTTTAAAAAAGTTCCGTTTCCATGCAACAAGGAAATGGTTGACCAGCCTTTCTTTAGCTTGTAGGCCGAATAAAGGTTTCCTTCCACTCGTCCTAACTCACCTATGTAAAAATTGGCAAATAACTTTTCGGCCTCATCGGGTTTTTTAAATTCCAGGTTGAGTTGTCCGGTCAATGCATCATATCCGGTAGCCACTGTTCCTGCACCTTTGGAAATTTGAATATTTTCCATCCATGGTCCGGGAACAAATCCTAATCCATAACTGGAAACTATTCCGCGTAAAAACGGTATTCCTTCGGCTGTTATTAAAGTATAAACCCCATCCAGACCTAACAATTGAATCTTTTTGGCTCCCGAAATGGCATCCGTAAAAACTACATCAATGGAGGCATTGGTTCCAAAGCTTTCTGCCAAATTGCAACAAGCTGCTTTGAGCAATTCTCCTTTATTCATGGTTTCTACCCCGGTGGTGGAAAGGGTCGACATTCGCGAAGTGGCATTTCCTGCATTAATTTGTACTTCCTGAAGTTGAATTCCTGGTTTTAATTCCCACACTTTGTTCGAAAAATCCTCCAATTGAAAGGTGTCGCTTTGATATCCCATCGCACTTACCACAACGGATTGAGGAAACAAGGCTACCAACTCCAATGAAAAGTTTCCAAGACTGTCGGAGTTGGTATTTCGTGCTGGTTGAGACAGGCTATAAAGGCTTGCAAATGGAACTGCTTCCAACGTGGATGTTGCTGTTTTAGCCACTAATTTTCCGTGAAGTATGCCTGAAATTTGGGCCTGAACAAACTGGTTTAATAAGCAGCAGATTAATAGGAATAATCGGCTAAAAGGTATATGTGAAATTTTAAGAAAAGTCATAAGTATAAGATTGGTTAATAAACAGTTAGGGCGATTGTGGGCGCCAACGATTTTCCAATCCTATATATTGTAACGGCTCAAAATAGCTAACGAATTTCCAACACTCAGAGGAGGTCCATGGTCCGGATTCCAAACCGGCCTTTTGCCTGATTCCCTGAATTGGGGCTTCCATTCGGTTCCAAAAAAATCTAAAGCAGGAGGTATAATATTTGATCCACTTACCGGCTTTTCCTTGTCTGTTTTAATTTGGATTTTAATAAATTCACAACACCTGGCCTGCAATTTAGCCTGTTGGGAATCGGATGGTTTGCAGCATGAAAAGTTATCTTGTATTCGCCATTGGGTTTTCCCGGACGATAAGCAGGTCATTCCCAAAACGTGTAATGTAGAAGGCGTAAGACTAATGGAAAGTATCCAAAAACTTAACAGTATGTAAAAAATACCTTTGCGCATTCAGGTACAAAAATACATACAAAAAGGGAAAAAAAGTCTATTTATAAATTTTTGGCGGGCCCCCTTCACGCCTAAAAAAAGGTCTGCAAATTTTCAAAAGTCTTGCATGGGCGTTCGGGTCACGCTATCGCCTGTAGTCCTCGTCACCCTAGGCTAAGGCCGTCGGGTTCCTGTGGGCTACCTGGCTCTATCGTTGCCCGGGGTGCAAACCCAATCTTTTGGTTCAACGGTCAAAGTTTGGGCTTGCACCCTCGGGTAGGGATAGAAGTGGATAGCCCACAGCCCCCCGATGGCGCTAGCCGAGGGGGGCGAGGACTAGTAACGGATAGCCCGGCCCCGAGCATTCAAATGTGTGTAAGATTGTCTATATTCCTACGAGGGGACCCGCCAAATAAAACTAAGATTCTACTACCGGTTGAAGCAATTTATTTCGATAAGCACGGTAAAGAGTCAATTCGTCAAAATTGGCAGTTTCGCCGGCCTTTTCCTTTAATTGGCCTAACTTCCATTCCGGATCCCATTCGATAAATACTTGTTCCAATTTTTCCAATAGCTGAGGATTTAACAAAAGCGAAATGTCCAACTCCCCCGATGAAACATATGGTATTAAATGCCCCTTAATAGTGGATGTTGCCAAATTTCTTGCCTGAGCCACAGCTTCCATGCTTCCTAATTCCAGAAACAGTTTAAAACTTAGACCGGAGCTAGTAGCCTTATCCGTTTGTTTCTTGTTGCTTTCTTTGGGTTTTCTTTCCCTTTTTTTGGGCAATGATGGTGGGGTAAGTGATTTTTCAATACCCTTTTCCTGGACATAATTTCGAATAATCTCAATAAATTGTGGTCCGATTCCTTCCACTTTTGCCTTTCCAAAACCACTTATTTTCAGAAGCTCCTCCTTGCTTTCCGGCAATATGGTACACATTTGACTTAGCGATTTTTTGTTTGCAACCAGGTAAATTGGCATGTTTTCTTCTTCGCAAATACGGTCACGAAGTTCTCTTAAGGCATAGTATAAGTTGACGTGGGGAATGTCGCGCAGGTCTTCTTTACGTCGGGTTGCATAACAGTTGATTGGACAAACCGGAAGATTCAAATTGCCTTTAAGTTTCATATAACTTTCGAGATTAAACTCCTTGCCAATTGTTTTCAAAAAGGAAAGTTTGCTATGGATACCTCGCCACAGTTCTTCTATAAGGGGATTCAAATCTTTGGCAGTTTCAATGCTTTCGGTTTCCAATGGACAGTTTTGTAAACTAGTCAGCTTGGAGTTGAGTTGTGCCGTAAAAAAGGAAGTAG
This DNA window, taken from Bacteroidia bacterium, encodes the following:
- a CDS encoding TonB-dependent receptor — its product is MTFLKISHIPFSRLFLLICCLLNQFVQAQISGILHGKLVAKTATSTLEAVPFASLYSLSQPARNTNSDSLGNFSLELVALFPQSVVVSAMGYQSDTFQLEDFSNKVWELKPGIQLQEVQINAGNATSRMSTLSTTGVETMNKGELLKAACCNLAESFGTNASIDVVFTDAISGAKKIQLLGLDGVYTLITAEGIPFLRGIVSSYGLGFVPGPWMENIQISKGAGTVATGYDALTGQLNLEFKKPDEAEKLFANFYIGELGRVEGNLYSAYKLKKGWSTISLLHGNGTFLKNDHNHDNFLDMPTGYQANLMHKWHYHSGKRVEGQIGFRGLLDDRMGGTAVPGSRHQGGQHLLADYQIQVNNRVGELFTKFGILFPEKPWKSIGTVSSWRYQQTNIQTNTKKLSGQQKTGYINLIYESIIRHAKHKFKTGLSLVVDQYLQQFNDSSFNRNELVPGLFAEYDFNKNGRFSFIAGYRIDFHNLYGTRISPRLHLKVNLWPESALRFSGGKGFRVANPFFEQAIMPSNRTVLVPEALKAESAWNYGVSFVSGFKLGGREGQIIGDYYRTDFEQRTIADFDQHPQQVILRNLQGQSFSNAAHVELSWEALKRLGIKLAYKYTDSRTTLAGKLQENPFTPRHKAMLNLAYATRFDKWKFDFTIQYIGSMRLPSTLSNPEEFQLPAYSKPFPQINAQITRGFKKWEIYVGGENLSNYKVSPVILSSDNTGSNYFDASMVYAPTMGINIYAGFRTKF
- a CDS encoding SRPBCC family protein; this translates as MKQIRQEQLIPLPIDQVWEFFATPKNLNSVTPKELDFQITSVVPEKMYPGLIITYKIKPMLNIPLDWMTEITHIQAPNYFVDEQRMGPYHIWHHEHHFKEVQGGTLMTDILHYDIGKSVFGWLAGKLFVDKKVREIFSYRYQALEKHFNQKP
- a CDS encoding DUF2256 domain-containing protein, with translation MRNVKKTYLPSKVCPVCMRPFSWRKKWEKVWEQVRYCSQRCKQKKTPL
- a CDS encoding TIGR03643 family protein; this translates as MTEQEIDRIIEMAWEDRTPFEAIYFQFGINEAGVIELMRREMKPSSFRMWRKRVNSGVSQKHTKKRNPEINRFKCKLQRSISNNKISKR
- a CDS encoding SDR family oxidoreductase, coding for MKNIVIIGAGKGIGLAIASALHPENQVIAITKTPSEDLTKQGISTILLEAGKQNLQAGNDFPEAIHGLVYCPGSITLKPFHRLREEDFLNDFRQNVLGAVQCIQELLPRLKQGKASVVLFSSVAARVGMPFHASIACSKSGLEALAKSLAAEYASIPIRFNVIAPSLSDTSLAQNLLNTPEKQDSAAKRHPLQRIGTVQDSAALAQFLLSENSSWITGQVIGLDGGLGNLKV
- a CDS encoding cryptochrome/photolyase family protein produces the protein MANRYHLVFPHQLFESTEVIPAETQVVLVEEFLFFRQYHFHKQKLVFHRAGLKFYEHYLKERGFEVLYIESTNPLSDIRLLISDLVKQGAEFISCIDPCDNWLTRRIKSACLQYKLGYKFLDNPGFLLSEEEINGFFGSHKRYFQTEFYIHFRRKKEILMDQNGHPLGGKWSFDSENRLKYPASQTPPGVYFPEKNQFHREAENYILSHFPENPGTLGSTMVYPTTFADAKDWLNQFLNTRFHHFGPYEDAIVQHQVILHHSVLSPLLNSGLLSPAFVLDQTISYAQSNQIPIASLEGFVRQVLGWREFIRAVYIREGSKQRTTNFWKFQHPIPKAFYNGTTGIKPLDTILSKTFQTAYNHHIERLMVLGNFMLLCEIHPDEVYRWFMEMYIDAYDWVMVPNVYGMSQFADGGMMCTKPYISGSNYLLKMSNFEKSTSWTELWDALFWRFLHQNRSFFLSNPRLGMLIRTWDKQPEAKRTQILLLANTFLNNFHQHD
- a CDS encoding tryptophan-rich sensory protein, producing the protein MNSLAFKLIVSIVACMVLGALSGIRTSESIQTWYLELHKPSWNPPNWIFGPVWSVLYLLMGVSFALVWHSQSPLRTQAILIFLVQFFLNLAWSEIFFIQRHIGFALLEMTCMWIAILICIFQFYPIHRWASLLMLSYLAWVGFASFLTFTIWRLN
- a CDS encoding deoxyribodipyrimidine photolyase; translated protein: MIQPEFPTELRQIYRRIKEIDPIEYGKSRNYIHGGVTYLSPYISRGVISTKDVLNQVIQQGFSMYQVEAFLKELAWRDYFQRVGQEKNLQLELKSPQQNANYLQMPDAIVLGNTGITGIDTAIQTLYHTGYIHNHCRMYIASICCNIGQTYWKLPAQWMYYHLLDGDWASNVCSWQWVAGCNSSKKYYANQENISKYTGQTQFQTFLDTSYEQLPFLPVPEQLNKRSLPELTTILPPKPPLNIQANLPTLVYSYYNLDPNWHPQHQGNRIFLLEPKHFAQYPISKKCLDFALALAQNIPGLQVWVGEFSELKTMLSGADLIFKEHPFCSHWQGIQEERQWMVPEIQGYFPSFFAYWKKIESYLKKQFETHEKRQKDLFTE